A window of the Fulvia fulva chromosome 11, complete sequence genome harbors these coding sequences:
- a CDS encoding putative 20S rRNA accumulation protein 4, producing MADYDSDSSGAEDIETNVLLGYASKEPTSDDFSQLGGHPTWLDDKTAPSGVLAKCKVCNGLMNLLLQINGDLPDRYPEHERRLYIWACKRKACRRKDGSVRGFRATRQTKVQPSASSKQPKTPQSTTGAAQPATNLGETLFGVKPTTNTSANPFASPASSGPQSNPFASPSSQSSNPFASTSSLAAKPPQKPIDEPAESLPQTFADKTRISAASPATQTTPVIPHEPWPEASAFSDPYPALHLDADKEYTEPEAPQAPAGVRVDAAEGSSSAGGVDKDLFESTMDRTFQKFADRLSQNPEQVLRYEFGGQPLLYSKKDAVGKLLTPPEGEEVKVKVQSRAGGNKMPRCGNCGAERVFELQLTPHLISELEAEEMGLDGMDWGTVILGVCSKDCQEKGKTYGEVGYVDEWVGLQWEELAGKR from the exons ATGGCCGACTACGACTCCGACTCGTCCGGCGCTGAGGATATCGAGACCAACGTCCTCCTCGGCTACGCATCAAAAGAGCCGACCAGCGACGACTTCAGCCAGCTTGGAGGCCATCCG ACATGGCTTGATGACAAGACTGCACCTTCTGGCGTGCTTGCGAAGTGCAAGGTCTGCAATGGCCTCATGAACTTGCTGCTCCAAATCAATGGTGATTTGCCCGATCGGTATCCTGAACACGAGAGGCGGCTGTACATCTGGGCTTGCAAGAGGAAGGCATGTCGAAGAAAGGATGGAAGTGTCAGAGGCTTCAGGGCGACACGTCAGACGAAGGTACAACCATCAGCAAGCTCCAAGCAGCCGAAAACTCCCCAGAGCACAACGGGCGCTGCGCAACCTGCCACGAACCTAGGCGAGACTCTTTTCGGTGTGAAACCGACAACCAACACATCCGCGAACCCTTTCGCTTCACCTGCAAGCAGCGGCCCCCAATCAAACCCTTTCGCATCGCCCAGCAGTCAAAGCAGCAACCCCTTCGCCTCAACCTCCTCCCTCGCCGCAAAACCACCCCAGAAGCCGATCGACGAGCCAGCCGAGTCCCTACCCCAAACCTTCGCCGACAAAACCCGCATATCAGCAGCTTCACCAGCAACCCAGACAACACCAGTCATCCCTCACGAACCATGGCCCGAAGCATCTGCATTCTCAGATCCATATCCAGCCCTCCATCTCGACGCCGACAAAGAGTACACCGAACCGGAAGCACCGCAAGCCCCCGCCGGCGTGCGTGTCGACGCTGCTGAAGGGAGTAGCAGTGCGGGCGGTGTAGACAAAGACCTCTTCGAAAGCACCATGGACCGCACCTTCCAGAAATTCGCAGACCGTCTCTCCCAGAATCCGGAACAAGTGCTACGCTACGAATTCGGTGGGCAGCCATTACTTTACTCGAAGAAAGATGCCGTGGGCAAACTCCTCACGCCTCCAGAGGGAGAGGAGGTCAAGGTGAAAGTGCAGAGCAGGGCTGGAGGGAACAAGATGCCGCGGTGTGGGAACTGTGGTGCTGAGAGGGTGTTTGAGTTGCAGTTGACGCCGCATTTGATTTCGGAGTTGGAGGCGGAGGAGATGGGGCTTGATGGGATGGATTGGGGGACGGTCATCCTTGGGGTGTGTAGTAAGGACTGTCAGGAGAAGGGGAAGACATACGGAGAGGTGGGGTATGTGGATGAGTGGGTGGGTTTGCAGTGGGAAGAGCTGGCTGGGAAGAGGTGA
- a CDS encoding Eukaryotic translation initiation factor 3 subunit K codes for MGVAFDYSPDRPENIDTILNGLDRYNPETTTIFQEYVAGQCESQTYDCYANLALLKLYQFNPHLTRDETAINILVKSLTVFPSPDFSLALALLPPYVLQTTTDKSGPPSSGSLAEAVQHLSLLHNALNNAQYSQFWEILSDDDVYADLTADVVGLEDTMRVRIAVVVSQCMQEVGKEVLAGWLNLQGEKFENFIRDVCGWSIEGDRVKVPLNKENEARSVVQRETVKFDQFSRMVKRAYEQPA; via the exons ATGGGTGTCGCATTCGACTACTCGCCCGACCGGCCAGAGAACATCGACACAATCCTCAATGGCCTCGACCGCTACAACCCGGAGACAACGACCATCTTCCAGGAATATGTGGCAGGACAATGCGAGAGTCAGACATACGACTGCTACGCGAACCTGGCGCTGTTGAAGCT CTACCAATTCAACCCCCACCTCACCCGCGACGAAACCGCCATCAACATCCTCGTCAAATCCCTCACCGTCTTCCCCTCCCCCGACTTCTCCCTCGCCCTCGCCCTCCTCCCGCCCTACGTGCTCCAAACCACAACCGACAAATCCGGCCCACCCTCCTCCGGCTCGTTGGCAGAAGCAGTCCAACACCTCTCCCTCCTCCACAACGCGCTCAACAACGCCCAATACTCTCAATTCTGGGAGATCCTCAGCGACGACGACGTCTACGCAGATCTCACTGCCGACGTGGTGGGACTCGAGGATACGATGAGGGTGCGGATCGCGGTGGTGGTGAGTCAGTGTATGCAAGAGGTGGGCAAGGAGGTGCTTGCGGGGTGGTTGAATTTGCAGGGGGAGAAGTTTGAGAATTTCATTAGGGATGTGTGTGGGTGGTCGATAGAGGGTGACCGCGTGAAGGTGCCGCTCAACAAGGAGAATGAGGCGCGGAGTGTGGTGCAGAGGGAGACGGTCAAGTTTGATCAGTTCTCGAGGATGGTGAAGAGGGCGTATGAGCAGCCTGCTTAG